In Bombus vancouverensis nearcticus chromosome 12, iyBomVanc1_principal, whole genome shotgun sequence, the genomic stretch CATGAGTTAAAAACCCATTATTTTCAGAGTTACGAAATGTTTAATGTATAAAATTATCGTGTGTAAGCCGGCGAAGGGGAAACATATTGAATGTATGCTGTAAAGGTAATGTCTCACTGACAAAAACAGCTTGTAACTCAGAAATAGTTTTCTACAACCTGCAAGAGTAACTTGCGTTTCGATTAggtttttaaaaattcaaaatatagtaaaatcattctaaaaacgtttaattttctcattttcatacTAACTACTTCCTTGCTATTCTTCCCAATCTACCAATTTCACTACATTCAtacatattttatgaaaaatttcataCTTCCCCTCCATGTAATTTATAAGAGAGATTTATATGAGGATTTATCAGAATTAATAAGGAGTGTTAAGCTTTGTATTAAGTCTTGCTgcaaaatgcataaaatgcttttactatattttgaatttttggaAACCTAATCAAAACCTAAATTATGCATGCGGATtgtagtatatgtatatatcttatAAAACAAGGTTTAAACATGTATCTAGTAAATTAGAAAGCGAACTTTTTAAATTCGTTCACAATAAAAATCACAGAAAATCAATTGATAACAGGATTGTTgttttaataactttttatgaataaaaactcataatttatttttggtatttatatttatcaacACCTTATAAGCTctacaataattttatttatatacacagtATATACTTTTCTCGTTGTACCTTTATAGAACTAGAAaaacagaaaatttattatacaacaaATTCTAAACAATTTGGGATGATTtactttttcaataaatttattttgtttatagACCCTGAGGTAGTCTCAATGAAATTAAAGTAATACATGCATAAAATTATTAGAAGTATATGAATAAcagtatttataaaaaatgctatTCAGTTTATGTGTACATTtaatatgtatatctatatatacttatcATTGTATACAAGATTTTTATACTTGgaaaatttgtaaaatctttTTGAAATTCTTTTTCTCAAAAATGTCCTTTTTAGGATTCTTAATAACGCTTCTCTTGATATCAATATTTATTAAGTATATATGTAAAGAGAGACCACCTCATCAGATTTAATGTCTTGTTTTAAAAACATATgtaaaacaaagaaaattaattttacaacaAAGTTAAGTGTAAGAAACTGAcatttgttaaaattaaataacatttgGTTGATCTGGAAAAAGTGAAGCAAAAAATGTACTGAAAAATGTCCAGGTAAAAGCAAGTGCACCAGGTCTTTCCTCTTCGTGTTCTTCATTTGCATTTGTTCTTGCTTCTGCTTGTACAGCTGGCACTTGACCATTTTGTTGCTGTGCAGGTTGTGGACCTATTGCTTCATTTTGTAATATTTGGTTATTGTTATCCACCCGATCTCCTCTACCATTATTATTTTCAGGTAATAGAATAGGTTGTACCCGGAAAAAACCACCTTGATATCTGTGAAATATTCACTTCATTGtatatatttgcatataaaAGATGTAAacataatatttgtatatattaacTTACAGATACATTGCAAAGCCAAGAAACGTAACAATAAGAAATCTTAGAGGAGATGAGTAAAAATATACTAAAGTGAAAAAAAGAATTATTCTGGACAGCATATAAAAAACATCTAGCCAATCTCTGTTAAATGCACCGTCTTCTCCAGCACCATTATTTCCTCCATTAACATCAGCTTCTTGAGCAGCAGGTTGTTGTTGCTCATCAcctacattattattattattattattactattattattattattattattattatttgtgttATTTGTATATGGATTTTGAACATTATCATTTGTATTGACATTCATTTGCTGAACATATGGAATGCTAGTCTGTAATTGTATTCCTTGTGCTGCCAtcctataataaaatattccttttcactataaattatatataatttccaAACATTAAAATAAGTTATAAGAATGCCATTTACAGTTGCATATATTGTGTAAAATAATGGGTATATGCTTGTTGCATCCAAGCCATTTGTTGACTATTTCGTGGATCAAAATATTGTAGTGTAGAATACAATTGTGCCGGAGTATGTTGCGTAGCAACATTAGTAATATGTTGACTTTGATTCtgtatattatttgtattatttaatcTCGTATTTTCCACTGTACTTCTTGCAATAGAAATTGTCTTTGTATTTTCCACAACTTGTTCAGTTATTTTATTTGTTGATGTTTTTTGTGAAGCACAGACTAAGTGAACTATATAGGTTTGATCTTCTTGCCCATTACAGTGTCTTAACACATCTTTTAAACATGTGGAATCATTTAATAATTGTCCTGAATATATAAGTTTCTGACTTGCTCGTTCCTACAAATATGTTCAATTCATTATCATGTTATTTCTTACACAATATTTTTACTAGTTCTTgatttcgaataaaaaattaattattacagACAAGTAATAAGATATAATCATCTTATtgttgataattaaattatcatcatTAAACTCATAAAAATATCAACGTATTATCTCTAATAGATAACGCACTATAGCTTTCTAAGAATACTTAAAGGGAAGCGTtcgcaatatttttttgttttttttgtaTGTCGTGTAGTGATGCTAATGATACATTGCTTTCACTAAGGATACAACTTTCACAAAATTTCACATGACGTGAGATTCATAATATAGACGAAATAAAACTCACTGGTTTACTAGGATAAACATCGGACAAATGTTCTTTTAATTGGCGAACGGTCCACCCAATATCACAATTTACGATTTGATCTTTTATCTGCTGATTCGGTGCTTTTATTATTACTTTGACAGCGACTCCTTCCATTGTTAATAAATCCTGGCTTTTTATATCCCGTTTGATCAGCTGTTCTTACTGTCAATCACTCAGCAAAATTAATTAACAGTGCTACCGAGGCAGATTAATGTTTGCGTTTGAGAGATTTTTATACACTGCGTTATCTCCCTTGTTGAATCATAAAATACCTCGTACTATTTATTTGGATATTGACTAAAATAGATTCATAGTTAATGTATTATGACTTTGTAACTCAAACGGATATTTAatcgtaaatatatttttgtaagcGTCACTAAATGGAATCACGTATTTGGCGACTTATCATTGGTCGTAGGTCGTAATCGTAGATTACAATTTATTTATGCTTTGATAAGAGCCGATCCTCAAGTTCATTTCAATGCTTTATAGCGATATCGTAATCTGCGAAACTTACCAACAGTTCATGAAAACTGCATCGCAGTAGTAAGTGCAGTTTGACATTAATAGAGTTGGTAATCGTTACCGTTACTAGAGAGTGGAAGCCTTCGAAATTTTTGGGTTTGAATttgaattaaacaaaattttaatataatgaaATGTGAGCATTATTTCATTTGTTATTAAATGTTTTCCCTATCGATGTACTTTACTGTTTATCTTTTATAAAAAGATTGGTGTACTATGAATattaaacgttataaagtaGCATTGACATAAATTAGGCTTCATACTATTTAACCTtgcaatttttcaattatttgttcGTCAGTATTCAAAATCGGTACTTCATTTAATTATTGCATtctgaattattttataaaatactgaTGCATGA encodes the following:
- the Herp gene encoding homocysteine-induced endoplasmic reticulum protein, giving the protein MEGVAVKVIIKAPNQQIKDQIVNCDIGWTVRQLKEHLSDVYPSKPERASQKLIYSGQLLNDSTCLKDVLRHCNGQEDQTYIVHLVCASQKTSTNKITEQVVENTKTISIARSTVENTRLNNTNNIQNQSQHITNVATQHTPAQLYSTLQYFDPRNSQQMAWMQQAYTHYFTQYMQLMAAQGIQLQTSIPYVQQMNVNTNDNVQNPYTNNTNNNNNNNNNSNNNNNNNVGDEQQQPAAQEADVNGGNNGAGEDGAFNRDWLDVFYMLSRIILFFTLVYFYSSPLRFLIVTFLGFAMYLYQGGFFRVQPILLPENNNGRGDRVDNNNQILQNEAIGPQPAQQQNGQVPAVQAEARTNANEEHEEERPGALAFTWTFFSTFFASLFPDQPNVI